One genomic segment of Polyodon spathula isolate WHYD16114869_AA chromosome 17, ASM1765450v1, whole genome shotgun sequence includes these proteins:
- the LOC121329550 gene encoding maleylacetoacetate isomerase-like isoform X1, with product MATPDKPVLYSYFRSSCSWRVRIAFALKGIDYDQEAVNLIKDGGQQQSEKYKALNPMQQVPALCIDGITISQSLAIIQYLEDTRPGPPLLPQDPKKRAQVRMICDHIASGIQPLQNLYVLQKIGAEKVEWAQHFIVRGFQALEHILLQTAGRYCVGDEISMADICLVPQVYNAERFKVDLTPFPTIKRLNETLLGLEAFQVSHPSRQPDTPADLQA from the exons ATGGCAACTCCAGACAAG CCTGTTCTGTATAGTTATTTCAGGAGCTCCTGTTCCTGGAGAGTTCGGATCG CTTTTGCACTGAAGGGTATAGATTATGACCAAGAAGCAGTTAATCTTATAAAGGACGGAGGGCAACAG CAATCAGAGAAGTACAAGGCATTGAACCCTATGCAACAGGTGCCAGCACTCTGCATTGATGGAATCACCATCTCCCAGTCG CTGGCCATAATTCAGTATCTTGAAGACACCAGACCCGGCCCACCTCTTCTACCTCAGGACCCGAAGAAGAGAGCCCAGGTGCGGATGATTTGTGATCACATCGCCTCCGGCATTCAGCCACTACAG AACCTCTATGTATTACAGAAAATAGGTGCTGAAAAGGTGGAGTGGGCACAACATTTCATCGTCCGTGGGTTTCAAG CTCTTGAGCACATCCTTCTGCAGACAGCAGGGCGGTACTGTGTTGGTGATGAG atttcaaTGGCCGACATTTGTTTGGTTCCACAGGTTTATAACGCTGAGAG GTTTAAGGTTGACCTGACACCTTTCCCAACTATAAAGAGGTTAAACGAGACCCTGCTCGGATTGGAAGCGTTTCAAGTAAGTCACCCATCACGCCAGCCTGACACCCCAGCAGACCTTCAAGCGTGA
- the LOC121329550 gene encoding maleylacetoacetate isomerase-like isoform X2: MQQVPALCIDGITISQSLAIIQYLEDTRPGPPLLPQDPKKRAQVRMICDHIASGIQPLQNLYVLQKIGAEKVEWAQHFIVRGFQALEHILLQTAGRYCVGDEISMADICLVPQVYNAERFKVDLTPFPTIKRLNETLLGLEAFQVSHPSRQPDTPADLQA; the protein is encoded by the exons ATGCAACAGGTGCCAGCACTCTGCATTGATGGAATCACCATCTCCCAGTCG CTGGCCATAATTCAGTATCTTGAAGACACCAGACCCGGCCCACCTCTTCTACCTCAGGACCCGAAGAAGAGAGCCCAGGTGCGGATGATTTGTGATCACATCGCCTCCGGCATTCAGCCACTACAG AACCTCTATGTATTACAGAAAATAGGTGCTGAAAAGGTGGAGTGGGCACAACATTTCATCGTCCGTGGGTTTCAAG CTCTTGAGCACATCCTTCTGCAGACAGCAGGGCGGTACTGTGTTGGTGATGAG atttcaaTGGCCGACATTTGTTTGGTTCCACAGGTTTATAACGCTGAGAG GTTTAAGGTTGACCTGACACCTTTCCCAACTATAAAGAGGTTAAACGAGACCCTGCTCGGATTGGAAGCGTTTCAAGTAAGTCACCCATCACGCCAGCCTGACACCCCAGCAGACCTTCAAGCGTGA
- the zgc:163014 gene encoding rab9 effector protein with kelch motifs: MGKVSFYVLWSLRDAPRQLISKFNRLCYQSQVPLPLPKQLVVFSLGDWKSYSEDTSITVEVSVSPDVKPQKIGRLSAETRCLVWEEEWRLDLLTAAMEQADRGVFGKLLLTVNGQVKTSFTSSTPVSSRKRLNKDSQASSQPVENMTTLLFSGVNQLPETPERTILGRSKIPHLSSGDDLSVMKSTIRDSPPSKKMCTLSVASDEEKEVRFLKKARKSVKELVEQITEVCPNPRWGHRMCLSDPETAILIGGEGRARKHCKDSLWKLEIDDDFWFPMDSSVSGPTLPCSRGHSATYDPESKRIYVFGGVKDGKRYSDIYMLNTSTWKWSHIPAKGKIPTLSYHSATIFKKELFVFGGVFPNLSPEGKAPSNALYIFNPEHEIWYQPIVEGEKPLPRFGHSATLLTNKLIIFGGKKTLVFLNDLHIMDLGFMEYTSVQYANSPPVPRGFHAAVAVSHNKVLISGGCCATGALQDMHLFNLDNSTWSSIAPSVLCSVPRAGHSMINLAVPRQTDAEKEKQPNRTFCTILIFGGSDCSGKFYNDTVKSILEI; encoded by the exons ATGGGTAAAGTGAGTTTTTATGTGCTCTGGTCGCTTCGTGATGCTCCCCGACAGCTGATCAG TAAATTCAACCGGCTCTGCTACCAGTCTCAGGTACCCTTGCCATTGCCAAAACAACTAGTGGTGTTCAGCCTTGGAGACTGGAAATCCTATTCAGAAGACACCAGCATCACAGTGGAGGTGTCTGTCAGTCCAGATGTGAAGCCCCAGAAGATAGGAAGACTGTCGGCTGAAACGAG ATGTCTGGTGTGGGAGGAGGAGTGGAGGCTTGATCTACTCACAGCTGCAATGGAGCAAGCAGACAGAGGAGTCTTTGGTAAACTTCTGCTCACAGTCAATGGACAG GTTAAAACCAGTTTTACCAGCAGCACCCCAGTGTCCTCCAGGAAACGTCTCAATAAAGACAGCCAGGCTTCATCCCAGCCGGTGGAAAACATGACAACACTGCTGTTCAGTGGAGTAAATCAATTG ccaGAGACACCTGAACGTACGATTTTAGGAAGGAGTAAGATTCCGCATTTAAGCTCTGGGGATGATTTGAGTGTCATGAAAAGCACCATCCGAGACTCCCCACCTTCCAAAAAGATGTGCACGCTGTCGGTGGCAAGTGATGAGGAAAAAGAGGTCCGGTTTCTGAAGAAAGCAAGGAAATCTGTGAAAGAACTTGTGGAGCAGATCACCGAAG TGTGCCCGAATCCACGGTGGGGTCATAGAATGTGTCTCAGTGACCCTGAGACGGCAATTCTGATTGGTGGAGAGGGCAGAGCGCGGAAGCACTGCAAAGACTCCCTGTGGAAACTTGAAATCG ATGATGATTTTTGGTTCCCAATGGACTCTTCTGTCTCTGGCCCCACTCTGCCTTGTTCTCGTGGTCACTCGGCCACGTACGACCCCGAATCGAAGCGCATTTATGTTTTTGGTGGGGTGAAGGATGGCAAGCGTTACAGTGACATATACATGCTGAacacttcaacatggaagtggtCTCACATACCT GCAAAAGGTAAAATCCCTACACTGTCTTATCACAGTGCAACAATCTTTAAAAAGGAGCTGTTTGTCTTTGGAGGCGTCTTCCCAAATCTTTCTCCTGAAGGGAAAGCCCCCAGTAACGCACTCTATATATTTAACCCAGAGCATGAAATCTGGTACCAGCCTATTGTGGAAGGAGAGAAGCCGCTGCCCAGATTCGG TCACTCAGCCACCCTTTTAACAAACAAGCTGATCATTTTTGGTGGAAAAAAAACTCTAGTCTTCCTCAACGATCTCCATATAATGGACCTAG GTTTCATGGAGTACACGTCTGTACAGTATGCTAACTCTCCTCCAGTGCCTCGCGG GTTCCATGCTGCTGTAGCAGTGTCCCATAACAAAGTGCTCATCAGTGGAGGGTGCTGTGCAACTGGAGCCCTACAggacatgcatttatttaatttgg acaATAGCACCTGGAGTTCTATAGCTCCCTCAGTCCTTTGCTCCGTACCCCGGGCTGGACACAGCATGATCAATCTCGCTGTACCTCGTCAGACTGATGCTGAGAAAGAGAAACAACCCAATAGAACGTTCTGCACGATTCTTATATTCGGGGGCTCAGATTGTTCTGGGAAGTTCTACAATGACACAGTAAAATCCATCTTAGAAATCTAG
- the tmed8 gene encoding protein TMED8, protein MKNVDMSSEAQSRLAALSVSSFPGITSQSCQHGTQERFQSTETLQPPESTCSPEQQTTKVNDLSLLNQPQLSAEKTQEDCASSSHPLATQNSLGNSAVIHSDHNGVAEAAPEAPLGDEKAQLPPVAPPSTWTSPAIQEFKAKLRQEKEAVLTVYRGDVVTVHVPTVPEGKRICWEFATDNYDIGFGIYFDWMPVTSRVITVQVSESSDDEDDEGEMEGSVSPGDIERGSKACPVSHLGEILPVYRQDSHLAVQAGHHEYPGEGTYLLKFDNSYSLWRNKTLYYRVYYSD, encoded by the exons CGTCTCCTCCTTCCCAGGAATAACTTCCCAAAGCTGCCAGCACGGCACCCAGGAGAG ATTTCAAAGCACAGAGACGTTACAGCCTCCTGAGAGCACCTGCAGCCCCGAGCAGCAAACCACCAAGGTGAACGATCTGAGTCTATTGAACCAGCCACAACTCTCTGCAGAG AAGACCCAAGAAGACTGCGCCAGCTCCAGTCACCCGCTCGCCACCCAAAATTCCCTGGGCAACTCTGCGGTGATCCACTCAGATCACAATGGTGTGGCAGAAGCGGCACCCGAGGCTCCGTTAGGGGATGAGAAAG CTCAGTTGCCTCCAGTGGCACCCCCTTCGACCTGGACCTCTCCGGCCATCCAGGAGTTCAAGGCGAAGCTGCGGCAGGAGAAGGAGGCGGTTCTGACGGTGTACCGCGGAGACGTGGTGACGGTGCATGTGCCGACTGTCCCGGAAGGGAAGCGGATTTGCTGGGAATTTGCCACCGATAACTACGACATCGGCTTCGGGATTTACTTCGACTGGATGCCTGTGACGAGCAGAGTGATCACCGTGCAGGTTAGCGAGTCGAGCGACGACGAGGACGATGAAGGGGAGATGGAAG GTTCTGTAAGTCCAGGAGATATAGAAAGGGGATCGAAAGCCTGCCCTGTCTCTCATCTTGGTGAGATTTTACCAGTGTACCGACAAGACAGCCACTTAGCAGTGCAGGCTGGCCATCACGAATACCCAGGTGAAGGAACATACCTGCTCAAGTTCGACAACTCATACTCGCTGTGGAGAAATAAAACTCTGTACTACCGTGTATATTACAGTGATTGA